In the Piscinibacter sp. XHJ-5 genome, one interval contains:
- a CDS encoding peptidoglycan DD-metalloendopeptidase family protein, with translation MTSSIDTRLCAAVAATVLLLAGCATSKNHAPVVDRSAGARAPAASQAPPVADVVPAPVDPNKVEPPKPGAENAGKVGFYTIKPGDTLIRIGLENGQNWKDLVKWNNLENPNVIEVGQVIRVVPPGVDPNAAGTKPVSTAKVETRPLGAASAASGPASGVPAATPAPAPAPAPAPAASTATSREGDDDINWMWPANGPVASVFDDARSKGLAITGKSGDPVYAAADGRVVYAGSGLRGYGNLVILKHNNTYLTAYAHNQTLLVKEDQAVRRGQKIAEMGSTDAERVQLHFEIRKLGKPIDPAKLLPPR, from the coding sequence ATGACAAGCTCGATAGACACACGACTGTGTGCCGCCGTCGCGGCCACGGTGTTGCTGCTCGCGGGCTGCGCGACGTCGAAGAACCACGCACCGGTGGTAGACCGGTCCGCCGGCGCCCGCGCGCCCGCTGCAAGCCAGGCCCCCCCGGTCGCCGACGTCGTTCCGGCGCCGGTGGATCCCAACAAGGTTGAACCGCCCAAGCCCGGCGCCGAGAACGCGGGCAAGGTCGGGTTCTACACGATCAAGCCGGGCGACACGCTGATTCGCATCGGTCTGGAGAACGGTCAGAACTGGAAGGACCTGGTCAAGTGGAACAACCTCGAGAACCCCAACGTCATCGAGGTCGGCCAGGTGATACGCGTTGTCCCCCCCGGGGTCGACCCTAATGCGGCTGGAACGAAGCCGGTAAGCACCGCCAAGGTCGAGACGCGGCCACTCGGTGCGGCGTCGGCTGCCAGTGGCCCGGCGTCCGGCGTGCCTGCGGCCACGCCGGCGCCAGCGCCAGCCCCGGCGCCAGCGCCGGCGGCTTCCACCGCCACCAGCCGAGAGGGCGACGACGACATCAACTGGATGTGGCCCGCCAACGGGCCGGTCGCCAGCGTGTTCGACGATGCGCGCAGCAAGGGGCTGGCGATCACCGGCAAATCCGGTGACCCGGTTTACGCCGCCGCTGACGGGCGGGTCGTCTATGCCGGTTCGGGCCTGCGTGGCTACGGCAACCTTGTCATCCTCAAGCACAACAACACCTACCTCACCGCTTACGCGCACAATCAGACGCTGCTCGTGAAGGAGGATCAGGCCGTGCGCCGCGGACAGAAAATCGCCGAGATGGGTTCCACCGACGCCGAGCGGGTGCAGCTCCATTTCGAAATCCGCAAGCTGGGCAAGCCCATCGACCCGGCCAAACTGCTGCCGCCACGTTGA
- the rpoS gene encoding RNA polymerase sigma factor RpoS translates to MTKRRTPPNGHGHEQLGGAVQPHPDRGDGAPMIDIVLPNGMDAEAAEAMAASGSDGAITPELAAGEGEIGNTLQTYLREIRRAPLLTPQEEYDTATRARMGDFQARQAMIEHNLRLVVSIAKNYLGRGLPMTDLIEEGNLGLMHSISKFEPERGFRFSTYASWWIRQNIERAIMHQARLVRLPVHVVRELNQVLKARRALEAESGRNGAPDKPVRVEDVAAAVGRPVQEVSDLLRFSELPTSLDAPLERYPADNNAESMLDSVADDGATDPMSLTLSNEVEQLLNNGLDELNEREREVLAGRYGLRDREPETLEVLAERLGLTRERIRQIQQEALLKLKRRMIRNGVDRDSIF, encoded by the coding sequence ATGACCAAGCGGCGCACACCCCCTAACGGGCACGGTCATGAGCAGCTCGGCGGCGCGGTGCAGCCTCACCCGGACCGCGGTGACGGTGCTCCGATGATCGATATCGTTCTGCCCAACGGCATGGACGCCGAGGCCGCGGAAGCGATGGCCGCCTCGGGTAGCGACGGCGCCATCACGCCCGAGCTGGCCGCGGGTGAGGGCGAGATCGGCAACACCCTGCAGACCTATCTGCGCGAGATCCGCCGTGCGCCGCTGCTGACGCCGCAGGAGGAATACGACACCGCCACGCGCGCGCGCATGGGCGACTTCCAGGCCCGCCAGGCGATGATCGAGCACAACCTGCGGCTGGTGGTGAGCATCGCAAAGAACTACCTCGGACGCGGCCTTCCGATGACCGACCTGATCGAAGAAGGCAATCTCGGCCTGATGCACTCGATCAGCAAGTTCGAGCCGGAGCGCGGCTTCCGGTTCTCGACCTATGCGTCCTGGTGGATTCGCCAGAACATCGAGCGCGCGATCATGCACCAGGCGCGCCTGGTGCGACTTCCGGTCCACGTGGTGCGCGAGCTCAATCAGGTGCTGAAGGCGCGCCGCGCGCTGGAAGCCGAGTCCGGCCGCAACGGCGCCCCCGACAAACCCGTGCGCGTGGAGGACGTCGCCGCGGCAGTCGGCCGCCCGGTGCAGGAAGTGAGCGACCTGCTGCGCTTTTCCGAGCTGCCCACGTCGCTCGACGCGCCGCTGGAACGCTATCCAGCCGACAACAACGCCGAGTCGATGCTCGACAGCGTCGCCGACGACGGCGCCACCGACCCGATGAGTCTCACCTTGTCCAACGAAGTGGAGCAGCTGCTCAACAACGGCCTCGACGAGCTGAATGAGCGCGAGCGCGAAGTGCTGGCTGGCCGCTACGGCCTGCGCGACCGCGAGCCCGAGACGCTGGAGGTGCTGGCCGAGCGGCTCGGCCTGACGCGCGAGCGCATCCGGCAGATCCAGCAGGAAGCGCTGCTCAAGCTCAAGCGCCGAATGATTCGCAACGGTGTCGACCGCGACTCCATCTTCTGA
- a CDS encoding 3'-5' exonuclease, translating into MSAWPVLVFDIESIPDIDGLRTLRGIDASVPDAEVYALEMAERREAGRSDFMPLYLQRVLVISCVFRNAEGLRVHSFVDRASDGKSQEGKLIQTFFGTVERHVPQLVSWNGGGFDLPVLHYRGLRHGVLANKYWDLGEDDREFKFNNYIGRYHLRHLDLMDLLSMYQPRASAPLDAMAKLCGFPGKLGMDGSAVYQAFLDGKLEDIRRYCETDVMNTYLLYCRFQKMRGGFTEQEYEREVGLVRETLAGITEPHWSEYLAAWRSEPA; encoded by the coding sequence ATGTCCGCCTGGCCCGTTCTCGTCTTCGACATCGAATCCATCCCTGACATCGACGGCCTGCGCACGCTGCGCGGCATCGATGCGTCCGTCCCCGATGCCGAGGTCTATGCGCTCGAGATGGCCGAGCGGCGCGAGGCCGGGCGCAGTGATTTCATGCCGCTGTACCTGCAGCGCGTGCTCGTCATCTCATGTGTCTTTCGCAACGCCGAAGGTTTGCGGGTTCACTCGTTCGTCGACCGCGCCTCGGACGGCAAGAGCCAGGAAGGCAAGCTCATTCAGACCTTCTTCGGTACGGTGGAGCGGCATGTGCCGCAGCTCGTGAGCTGGAACGGCGGCGGTTTCGATCTGCCGGTGCTGCACTACCGCGGTTTGCGCCATGGTGTCTTGGCCAACAAGTACTGGGACCTCGGCGAGGACGACCGCGAGTTCAAGTTCAACAACTACATCGGCCGCTATCACCTGCGCCACCTCGACCTGATGGACCTGCTGTCCATGTACCAGCCGCGTGCGAGCGCGCCGCTCGACGCCATGGCCAAGCTGTGCGGCTTTCCAGGCAAGCTGGGAATGGACGGCTCCGCCGTGTACCAGGCCTTCCTCGACGGCAAGCTCGAAGACATCCGTCGCTACTGCGAGACCGACGTGATGAACACCTACCTGCTGTACTGCCGGTTCCAGAAGATGCGCGGCGGCTTCACCGAGCAGGAGTACGAGCGCGAAGTGGGGCTTGTGCGCGAGACGCTCGCCGGCATCACCGAACCTCATTGGAGCGAATACCTCGCGGCCTGGCGTTCGGAGCCGGCCTGA
- a CDS encoding protein-L-isoaspartate(D-aspartate) O-methyltransferase has translation MATPKKTLVRAPESAAPLVQPLPAAGPRAVLRPQQPLQHAASVAARHAAPTGLGLDSAGVRFRMVQRLRAEGLRHEAVLAAIAEVPRHRFVDGALVTQAYEDTSLPIGHGQTISKPSVVARMIELLMGGANARAGQVVRVLEIGTGCGYQAAVLARLARQVFSVERIKPLHDKARELMAPLRITNARLIYGDGMLGHPPNAPYDGIIAAAGGDAMPPAWIDQLAVGGRLVAPLRDEAGRQVLVVVDRTERGCERSVHEVVQFVPLRSGLVR, from the coding sequence ATGGCGACGCCCAAGAAGACCTTGGTCAGGGCACCGGAAAGCGCAGCGCCGCTGGTTCAGCCGCTGCCCGCAGCGGGGCCGCGCGCCGTGCTGCGTCCGCAGCAGCCTTTGCAGCATGCCGCGTCGGTGGCCGCGCGGCACGCGGCGCCCACGGGGCTCGGCCTCGACTCTGCCGGCGTGCGTTTCCGCATGGTCCAGCGCCTGCGCGCCGAAGGCCTGCGCCACGAAGCCGTGCTGGCGGCGATCGCCGAAGTGCCGCGCCATCGATTCGTCGATGGAGCACTGGTGACCCAGGCGTACGAGGACACCAGCCTGCCCATCGGGCACGGGCAAACCATCTCCAAGCCGTCGGTGGTGGCGCGCATGATCGAGTTGCTGATGGGCGGCGCCAACGCGCGAGCGGGCCAGGTTGTTCGTGTGCTCGAGATCGGCACCGGGTGTGGCTACCAGGCGGCGGTGCTGGCACGCCTGGCAAGGCAGGTGTTCTCGGTGGAGCGCATCAAGCCCCTGCACGACAAGGCCCGCGAGCTGATGGCCCCGCTGCGCATCACCAACGCGAGGCTCATCTATGGCGACGGCATGCTGGGTCATCCCCCGAACGCGCCCTACGACGGCATCATCGCCGCGGCCGGTGGCGATGCCATGCCGCCCGCGTGGATCGATCAGCTCGCGGTGGGCGGTCGGCTGGTCGCGCCGCTGCGCGACGAAGCCGGACGACAGGTGCTGGTGGTGGTCGATCGCACCGAGCGCGGATGCGAGCGAAGCGTGCACGAGGTGGTGCAATTCGTGCCGTTAAGATCGGGCCTCGTTCGGTAG
- the surE gene encoding 5'/3'-nucleotidase SurE translates to MRILIANDDGYLAPGLAALVRACEGLGELDIVAPEQNASGTSNSLTLNRPLSVYTAANGVRYINGTPSDCVHVALTGLLEQRPDLVVSGINQGANMGDDTLYSGTVAAAMEGFLFGIPAIAFSQIQKGWSHLDVASRVARDVIERVLRQTPARSPFLLNVNIPNRADADRLPHAITRLGRRHASEPVIRQISPRGETMYWIGAAGDAREAGEGTDFHATANGKVSVTPLQVDLTDHAAVPDWQGWLSQRGRE, encoded by the coding sequence ATGCGTATCCTCATCGCCAATGACGACGGCTATCTTGCGCCCGGTCTGGCCGCCCTGGTGCGGGCCTGCGAGGGTCTCGGCGAGCTGGACATCGTTGCTCCCGAACAGAACGCGAGCGGCACGTCCAACTCGCTGACGCTCAACCGGCCGCTGTCGGTCTACACCGCTGCCAACGGCGTGCGCTACATCAACGGGACGCCGTCTGACTGCGTCCACGTCGCCCTCACCGGACTGCTGGAACAGCGACCTGACCTCGTCGTCTCGGGCATCAACCAGGGCGCAAACATGGGCGATGACACGCTCTATTCGGGCACGGTGGCCGCCGCGATGGAAGGCTTCCTGTTCGGCATTCCGGCGATCGCCTTCTCGCAGATCCAGAAGGGCTGGTCGCATCTCGACGTCGCCTCGCGTGTCGCGCGCGACGTGATCGAGCGGGTGCTGAGGCAGACGCCGGCGCGCTCGCCCTTCTTGTTGAACGTGAACATTCCCAATCGAGCGGACGCCGACCGCCTGCCGCACGCGATCACGCGCCTCGGGCGCCGTCATGCCAGCGAGCCGGTGATCCGCCAGATCAGCCCGCGCGGCGAGACGATGTATTGGATCGGTGCCGCGGGCGATGCGCGCGAGGCGGGCGAGGGGACGGACTTCCATGCCACCGCCAACGGCAAGGTGTCGGTCACGCCGCTGCAGGTCGATCTCACCGACCACGCCGCCGTGCCCGACTGGCAGGGCTGGCTCTCGCAGCGGGGCCGCGAATGA
- a CDS encoding NADPH:quinone oxidoreductase family protein has protein sequence MHAWICDDPIGPQALSWKELPTPEPKPGEVRVAIRAASLNFPDLLIVQNKYQMKPPLPFVPGSEYAGTVDAVGQGVAHLKQGDAVAAFGGMGGFATHACVDAKLVMQLPSGFAFDDAAAFICTYGTTHHALLDRAELKAGETVLVLGAAGGVGTAAIQIAKAAGARVIAAASSDDKCKLCRELGADDAVNYASSNIRDELKALTGGKGPDIVYDPVGGDLTEPVFRSIAWRGRYLVIGFAQGTIPSLPLNLALLKGASVVGVFWGEFARREPQRNARALGELATWYAQGRIKPVIDQKLPMPQLQAAFERMGSRQVRGKLVMVNH, from the coding sequence ATGCACGCCTGGATCTGCGACGACCCGATCGGCCCGCAAGCACTGTCGTGGAAGGAGCTGCCAACCCCTGAGCCGAAGCCTGGCGAGGTGCGGGTGGCGATCCGCGCGGCCAGCCTCAACTTTCCTGATCTGCTCATCGTGCAGAACAAGTACCAGATGAAGCCGCCGCTGCCGTTCGTGCCCGGCTCGGAGTACGCCGGAACGGTCGACGCCGTGGGGCAAGGCGTCGCGCACCTGAAGCAGGGCGACGCGGTCGCCGCGTTCGGCGGCATGGGCGGTTTCGCCACGCACGCGTGTGTTGATGCAAAGCTGGTGATGCAGCTGCCTTCGGGCTTCGCCTTCGACGATGCGGCAGCCTTCATCTGCACTTACGGCACCACGCATCACGCCCTGCTCGACCGCGCCGAGCTCAAGGCCGGCGAGACCGTGCTGGTGCTCGGCGCGGCCGGCGGCGTCGGGACTGCCGCAATCCAGATCGCGAAGGCAGCCGGCGCTCGTGTCATCGCCGCGGCGTCCAGCGACGACAAGTGCAAGCTCTGCCGCGAACTCGGCGCCGATGATGCCGTCAACTACGCGAGCTCGAACATCCGCGACGAGCTCAAGGCTCTCACCGGCGGCAAGGGACCCGACATCGTCTACGACCCGGTCGGCGGCGACCTCACCGAGCCGGTTTTCCGCTCCATCGCATGGCGCGGCCGCTACCTCGTCATCGGCTTCGCGCAAGGCACCATTCCCTCGCTGCCTCTGAACCTCGCCTTGCTGAAGGGTGCGTCGGTGGTCGGTGTGTTCTGGGGCGAGTTCGCGCGCCGCGAACCGCAACGCAATGCGAGGGCGCTGGGGGAGCTTGCCACCTGGTACGCCCAGGGACGCATCAAGCCGGTCATCGATCAGAAGCTACCGATGCCGCAGTTGCAGGCGGCTTTCGAGCGCATGGGAAGCCGCCAGGTCCGAGGCAAGCTGGTGATGGTCAACCACTGA